From the genome of Faecalibacterium prausnitzii:
CCGGGCTGGACAACCGCAACCGGTATATGGAGCTGCTGGAGGCAGGGAAGGAGAACGCGCTGAAACCGGTGGGCGGCATTTACATGGATCTCAACGGCCTGAAGCGCTGCAACGACTGCTTCGGCCATGCAGCGGGCGACGCCCTGATCTGCCGTGCAGCGGATGCGCTGAACGATGTGTTCCCCCGTAAAGCCTGCCGCATTGGCGGGGACGAGTTCGTGGTCATCTGCTGCCCGGTCACGCAGGAAAAATTTGAACAGCAGGTGGAAGCTCTGCGGGCGGCACTGGTCCGCCATCAGGTGGATGCAGCCATCGGCTCGTTCTGGCAGTCGTTGGTCGAAGACCTGCCCGCCTTCCTCCGCGAAGCCGACGACCGGATGTACAGGGAAAAGGAACGTCAGAAGCGCGCAGCGCGGCCCTCGGTTCAGGCGGACGGTTCTGGATCCAATACCATACAATAAAGCAGCGCCCGCCGGGAGATCTCCCGGCGGGCGCTGCTGTGTTCAGAGGAACGTTATTTTTCTTGCCTTACTTTGCGGCATCCACCAGCACACCAACGTAGCCGGCAGTATCCGCCAGCGTGGCACCGGAAACGGCGTCCACAGCCTTTTCATCTTTGCTCAGAGCCTCGGCGTCGGCAATGCTCATGCCGTTCACGTGATTCTGGATGGCGTCGTAGTTGGCATCCAGCGAAACGGTGGAACCAGCCTTTTCGGCCATCATCTTGCTGTAGTAATCGGCGTTGACTCGCTTGGACATCAGCACCTTGCCCTCGGCGTAGCCTGCGCCGAAGTCGGAGTCGGAGTTGGGCACACCGACGACCCCGGCGTCCGAACCGGCAAACTGGAACTCGTCAATGTAGCTCAGTACGATGGTGTTCCCGGCGGTGGCGACAGCGCCGGAGGTGAAGCACTTGGTGCCGTGGGCAGCCCCATAGACCACGTTCAGCTTCAGGTCCTCGGAGCTGCCGTTGAACTCCACGGCCTGCGTGGTCTGGGCGTTTTTGGCGGCATCCACGATGGCAGAGAGATAACCGGCGGTATCCACCAGCGTTGCGCCGGAGACGGCGTCCACAGCCTCGGCACCCTTGGCGGCCACATCCTCCAGCTCGGAGATGGTCTTGCCGACAGCAAAGTTCTGGATGGCGTCGAAGTTTGCATCCAGAGCGACCGTGGAGCCGCCCTTTTCGGCCATCATCTTGCTGTAATAATCAGCGTTGGCCCGCTTGGACATCAGAACCTTGCCCTCGGCGTAGCCTGCGGCAAAGTCGGAGTCGGAGTTGGGCACGGCGGTCACGCCTGCATCGGTGCTGGCGAACTGGAAATCGTCCAGGTAGGCGGCGAGGATGACGTCATCCTTCACCACAGCCACCGCTTCGGTGAAGCACTTGGTGCCGTGGGCGGAAGCATAGGCCTGACCGATCTGGATGCCGCCTTCCACCGGGACGATGGCGGCGGGCTCAGCGGGGGCTGCGGCAGCAGAGTCGGCGGGGGCTTCTTCGGCCAGCTCCACACCCAGTGCGGCGGCAACGGCCTTCCGGACGGCCTTGGTGGTCACCGTGGCACCGGCAACGCCGTCGATGGCGGGGCCGTTGGCGGCCACGACCTGCTTGGACAGCTCTTCCAGTGCAGCGCCGCCGATGCTCTCGGTCTCCTGTGCACCTTCCAGCTTGCAGTCGGTAACGGTGCCGTTGGCATCCACGGTCAGGGTGGCGGTGACAGCACCGCCAAAGCCTTCGGCAGAGCCGGTCTTAGTCACACCGGCAGCGGTGGAGCTGCTGCTGCCGCCGCAGGCGGCCAGAGAGACGCCAACAACGAGGCTCATGGCCACGGCAGCGCTCAGTTTGCGGATGATCTCCTGTTTCATGGGTCTTTCCTCCAGAGAAAAATCGGCTTGTGTTCGGTCCCCAGAAAAGGTCATACCTTTTCAAGGATGTTTACAAAAGATAACATATTTTGTAAGGTTCTGTCAAGAGATTTTGGCACATCCTTCGTGAAGAATGATAAATTGGGGTCAATTCGTGACGCTGACGGTATAAAAAAAGCCGGAAACCAACGTACAGCGGTCGATTCCCGGCAGACGGAAGCGCTGAGGCGAAACTCAACGCTTGATGTCGTAGTTCATGTTCATCAGGTTGCGGATGGAGCTTACATCGTCGGTGATGTTGGCATCGCCGTGGATGGTGTGCTTGATGGCGCTGCTGGCCACGGCAAAGTTGATCATATCCATGGCCTTGTAGTCGTGCAGCATGGCGTAGATGAGGCCGCTGGCGAAGGCATCACCGCCGCCCACACGGTCGAGGATATTAAAGGTGAACAGCTTGCTCTCGAAGGTGTGGCCCTCGTACCACATAAAAGCCTTCAGGCTGTTCTCGCTGCCGCTGTGGGCATAGCGTACATGGCGGGCGATGCACTTCAGGTTGGGGTAGCGCTCAATGAAGTGCTGGAAGATCTCGTCCTGCTGCTCATAGCTGGGCTGCAGGGGCACACCGTCCTTCCAGTCGCCCTTGGAGTGGTCGGTCTCGTCCTTCCACAGGTGGTAAGGCTCGATGCCCAGCAGCACATCCACATAGGGCAGGCACTCGGTGCAGAAGTCGCGGGCTTCCTCCCAGCTCCACAGGGTGGAACGGAAGTTGCCGTCGAAGCTGACGGTCAGGCCCTTCTTCTTGGCGGTCTTGAGCATGTCGATGATGAGGCCGCGGCAGTTGGGGGCCAGAGCCGGGGTGATGCCGCTCAGGTGCAGCCAGTCGAAGCCATCCAGCAGAGCGTCCAGATCGACCTGCGAGAAGTCATACTCCGTGATGACGCTGTGCTTGCGGTCGTAGATGACCTTGGAAGCGCGGATGCCGTAGCCGGTCTCCAGATAGTAGGTGCCCAGCCGGTTCGAGGGGGTCTCGTCCGGCTCGGTCAGGATCATGGGGGTGCAGTGGACATCGTTGGAGCGCAGCCAGCGCACGGCGCTCTTGCCCAGACTGTTGTTGGGCACGACGCTGAAGAAGGTGCTGTCCACGCCCAGGTTTGCCAGCGCCAGTGCGATGTTGGCCTCGCTGCCGCCGTAGCTGGCCTCGAAGCTGGAAGCCATGCGGATCTTTTCGTAGTTCGGCGGGGTCAGGCGCAGCATGATCTCACCGCAGGTGATGAACTTCTGCCCGCTGGTCTCACTGC
Proteins encoded in this window:
- a CDS encoding FMN-binding protein, coding for MKQEIIRKLSAAVAMSLVVGVSLAACGGSSSSTAAGVTKTGSAEGFGGAVTATLTVDANGTVTDCKLEGAQETESIGGAALEELSKQVVAANGPAIDGVAGATVTTKAVRKAVAAALGVELAEEAPADSAAAAPAEPAAIVPVEGGIQIGQAYASAHGTKCFTEAVAVVKDDVILAAYLDDFQFASTDAGVTAVPNSDSDFAAGYAEGKVLMSKRANADYYSKMMAEKGGSTVALDANFDAIQNFAVGKTISELEDVAAKGAEAVDAVSGATLVDTAGYLSAIVDAAKNAQTTQAVEFNGSSEDLKLNVVYGAAHGTKCFTSGAVATAGNTIVLSYIDEFQFAGSDAGVVGVPNSDSDFGAGYAEGKVLMSKRVNADYYSKMMAEKAGSTVSLDANYDAIQNHVNGMSIADAEALSKDEKAVDAVSGATLADTAGYVGVLVDAAK
- a CDS encoding sugar kinase; protein product: MEHYNPILGSETSGQKFITCGEIMLRLTPPNYEKIRMASSFEASYGGSEANIALALANLGVDSTFFSVVPNNSLGKSAVRWLRSNDVHCTPMILTEPDETPSNRLGTYYLETGYGIRASKVIYDRKHSVITEYDFSQVDLDALLDGFDWLHLSGITPALAPNCRGLIIDMLKTAKKKGLTVSFDGNFRSTLWSWEEARDFCTECLPYVDVLLGIEPYHLWKDETDHSKGDWKDGVPLQPSYEQQDEIFQHFIERYPNLKCIARHVRYAHSGSENSLKAFMWYEGHTFESKLFTFNILDRVGGGDAFASGLIYAMLHDYKAMDMINFAVASSAIKHTIHGDANITDDVSSIRNLMNMNYDIKR